In Haloplanus rubicundus, one DNA window encodes the following:
- a CDS encoding TRAP transporter substrate-binding protein: protein MERENKQYGSSRRRVLKHTGSAVAAASLIATAGCAGGNGGGSGPTNLRFNIPTNDKSIQGKIPGWLKENVEERSGGDLTLELFYNGELGGQVESFENLSSGAIDMFITGYSIAGSQYGPAAMFDAPYLYDDYDHLLQSADPNHSEIAERVVSNMVEETNIRVIGTGIMGTRRLTLADEAVYHPDDLEGKQVRAVPDELMFETVNGLGAKAVNIDWSELPSALSTGSVSGQENPYNIIWNSGIWESQNYLMETDHLDQTLPVYISEHAWSELSSDQQDMMTEAMLETQETALEELRSSLGDLKEQMGAELEIVGQDQLDMDAFRTSVRSRIREKFPDSVDLIEEIRGSEYV from the coding sequence ATGGAACGCGAAAACAAGCAGTACGGGTCGTCTCGAAGACGTGTTCTCAAACACACCGGCAGCGCCGTCGCCGCGGCTAGTCTGATCGCCACGGCAGGATGTGCCGGCGGGAACGGGGGCGGGTCCGGGCCGACGAATCTCCGGTTCAACATTCCGACCAACGACAAGTCGATCCAAGGAAAGATTCCGGGATGGCTGAAGGAGAACGTGGAAGAGCGCTCCGGCGGGGATCTGACGCTGGAACTGTTCTACAACGGCGAACTCGGTGGGCAGGTCGAGTCCTTCGAGAACCTCTCCAGTGGAGCCATCGACATGTTCATCACGGGATACTCCATCGCTGGATCGCAGTACGGGCCGGCGGCCATGTTCGACGCACCGTACCTCTATGACGACTACGACCACCTGCTCCAGTCGGCGGACCCGAACCACTCGGAGATCGCCGAGCGTGTCGTCTCGAACATGGTCGAGGAGACGAACATCCGGGTGATCGGAACGGGTATCATGGGCACTCGGCGGTTGACGCTGGCCGACGAGGCCGTCTACCATCCCGACGATCTCGAGGGCAAACAGGTCCGTGCAGTTCCGGACGAACTGATGTTCGAGACGGTCAACGGACTGGGGGCGAAGGCCGTCAACATCGACTGGTCGGAGCTTCCATCGGCGCTGTCGACCGGATCGGTTAGCGGGCAGGAGAACCCCTACAACATCATCTGGAACTCCGGCATCTGGGAGAGCCAGAACTACCTGATGGAGACCGACCACCTCGACCAGACGCTCCCCGTCTACATCAGCGAACACGCGTGGAGTGAGCTCTCGTCCGATCAGCAGGACATGATGACCGAGGCGATGCTCGAGACACAGGAGACCGCCCTCGAAGAGCTTCGATCGTCGCTGGGCGACCTCAAAGAGCAGATGGGTGCGGAACTGGAAATCGTCGGTCAGGACCAACTCGACATGGACGCGTTCAGGACCTCGGTTCGATCCCGCATCCGGGAGAAGTTCCCCGATTCCGTCGACCTCATCGAAGAGATACGCGGCAGCGAGTACGTCTAA
- a CDS encoding TRAP transporter small permease yields MADKLTASSADEASGDGSSHETLVRNDVLNGLLQFKYTVAVVCLFGVTVALLLQIATRTLNVSVPGLQALAQLLAVWMAFLLIGNLEVEDKHIRVNYFAEKLPAPVRSVVDIAVLSLSALWAAIIFVAAVLGSLASAGTTIPTLGVPTFVLHAAPLLGMLLLTLAYLAKIKTSLAECLGFEEGTRVRN; encoded by the coding sequence ATGGCGGACAAACTGACAGCAAGTTCGGCCGACGAGGCTTCCGGCGACGGATCATCCCACGAGACGCTCGTGCGAAACGACGTCCTGAACGGCCTCCTGCAGTTCAAGTACACCGTCGCAGTCGTCTGTTTGTTCGGGGTCACCGTGGCATTGCTCCTCCAGATCGCCACCCGCACGTTGAACGTGAGCGTCCCGGGACTGCAGGCACTGGCCCAACTCCTCGCGGTCTGGATGGCGTTCCTCTTGATCGGCAATCTCGAAGTCGAGGACAAGCATATCCGGGTCAACTACTTCGCCGAGAAACTCCCGGCGCCCGTACGGTCGGTCGTCGACATCGCCGTGCTGAGTCTCAGCGCACTCTGGGCGGCGATCATCTTCGTGGCCGCCGTGCTTGGCAGTCTCGCCTCCGCGGGTACCACCATCCCGACCCTCGGGGTCCCGACGTTCGTCCTCCACGCGGCTCCGCTGTTGGGAATGTTGCTCCTAACGCTCGCGTATCTGGCCAAAATCAAGACGTCGCTGGCCGAGTGCCTCGGATTCGAGGAGGGGACCCGTGTTAGAAATTAA
- a CDS encoding TRAP transporter large permease, which yields MLEINQGLLVLLGFVVLIMLRAPVFVALGAPPMAYILLNGFPPVFLSQRLVRVLDSYTLLSIPLFILVGGLMNHGAITDKIFAFANNLVGHFQGGLAQVNIVTSLIFSGISGSALADIGGVGRILIEAMEAEEYDSDYAAALTSASATVGPIFPPSIPLIIFGLVAQVSVLSLLLAGAIPAILATVALMISTAWIARQRDLPQHNERADTDQILSSFVEALPALLTPVVLLGGMFLGFFGPTESAAVTCAYIILINTVWYRIVRVDYIWSAGLETAKTTGTIIVILAAAGLFSWVIAAENVDALFATYLFSISQNPVVVLLLVNVLLIFLGLFLEPIAAMIMSIPIVVPPLVELGFDPVHVGVVVVFNLMVGLLTPPLGLSIFLSADIANTPVERVIQQVKPYYVVLVVVLLILSYVPALSLLLPNFAL from the coding sequence GTGTTAGAAATTAATCAGGGCCTCTTGGTCTTGCTCGGGTTCGTCGTGCTGATCATGCTCCGTGCGCCGGTGTTCGTCGCGCTCGGGGCGCCACCGATGGCGTACATCCTGCTGAACGGGTTTCCGCCGGTGTTTCTGTCCCAGCGACTGGTCCGCGTACTGGACTCGTACACCCTCCTCTCGATTCCGTTGTTCATCCTCGTCGGAGGGCTGATGAATCACGGCGCGATCACCGACAAGATATTCGCGTTCGCCAACAACCTCGTCGGCCACTTCCAAGGCGGGTTGGCGCAAGTAAACATCGTCACGAGCCTCATTTTCTCGGGTATCTCCGGCTCCGCCCTCGCCGACATCGGTGGCGTCGGGCGCATCTTGATCGAGGCTATGGAGGCCGAGGAGTACGACAGCGACTACGCCGCAGCACTCACGAGTGCCTCCGCGACGGTCGGACCGATCTTTCCGCCGAGCATCCCGCTGATCATCTTCGGTCTCGTCGCACAGGTCTCGGTACTCTCCCTGTTGCTCGCCGGAGCGATTCCGGCGATTCTGGCGACCGTCGCGCTGATGATCAGTACGGCTTGGATCGCCCGTCAGCGGGATCTCCCACAACACAACGAGCGCGCGGACACTGACCAGATCCTGTCGTCGTTCGTGGAGGCGCTGCCGGCGTTGCTCACACCCGTCGTGTTGCTCGGCGGCATGTTTCTCGGCTTCTTCGGCCCGACGGAGTCGGCCGCCGTCACCTGTGCGTACATCATCCTCATCAACACCGTCTGGTACCGCATCGTCAGGGTGGATTACATCTGGTCTGCCGGACTCGAGACGGCCAAGACGACCGGGACGATCATCGTCATTCTCGCGGCCGCTGGACTGTTTAGCTGGGTGATCGCTGCCGAGAACGTCGACGCTCTCTTCGCGACGTATCTGTTTTCGATTTCGCAGAATCCCGTCGTCGTCTTGCTACTGGTGAACGTCCTGTTGATCTTCCTCGGCCTGTTCCTCGAACCGATCGCGGCGATGATCATGTCCATTCCCATCGTCGTCCCGCCGCTCGTCGAACTCGGCTTCGATCCCGTCCACGTGGGCGTCGTCGTCGTGTTCAACCTCATGGTCGGACTGCTGACGCCACCGCTCGGGCTGTCGATTTTCCTCTCGGCGGACATCGCCAACACACCCGTCGAGCGGGTGATTCAGCAGGTGAAGCCGTACTACGTCGTTCTCGTCGTCGTCTTACTCATCCTCAGCTACGTGCCTGCGCTCAGCTTGCTTCTCCCGAACTTCGCACTGTGA
- a CDS encoding ATP-dependent helicase, translating into MDRSTDGETDPLAGVDVLDGVDAAAAADTDVLSLLDPAVRDWWVDQFGAFVSENGGFFTPPQREAIPLVHEGRNTLVCAPTGSGKTLASFTAIINELFRRERNGGLDNAVYCLYISPLKALANDVHRNLADPLDGIRERLAERGESTEVRHAIRHGDTADAERRGMLSETPHILNTTPETLAILLNSPKFREKLRSVEYVVVDEIHALAANKRGTHLSVSLERLERLADGSPTRIGCSATVEPLDTMAEFLVGCEDGTPRDCEVVDARFAREFDLEVDCPVDDLVGTPGEVVRSRFYEQLHDLIADHTNTLVFTNTRSGAERTLQALRERFDYDESNSACHHGSLSADRRNAVEAGLKEGDFDVVTTSTSLELGVDMPHVDLVVQVGSPKSVAALLQRVGRAGHQVGQVVEGRVIALDRDDLVESAVMVRKAESGFVDRVFVPENAYDVAAQHVYGMAINAVRRESAVRETLRRAYPYRDFSDARFETLFRYLTADYEGLEERNVYAKIWRDTNDPPDGDHHYPDFTVGEPLIGKRGRLARMIYLTNVGTIPDSFSCDVFVRGGDEWVGELDEDYLDTLDSGDVFVIGGERFEFRYRRGSKVYVDRTSARPTVPSWYSERLPLAYDLAREILAFQRDLLDRLDSGGVPAVRVWLRESPLSERAVRAVTRLYDQQVAFAGSESVSTPERIAVEEERDREEYRRRYYVHTLYGRRFNDGLSRLLAAACASESNASVTVAVADNGFVLSMPLNRRVDAAGILRGLDPADARADLRDALRGTDLRQRYFRIDATRSLMILKRYKGHEKSAARQQVESETLLSLADDLDDFAVVEETDRELLEDKLHVAGIEAVLARIRAGEVEVVEHTVETPTPRAFGLATLAATDTVLAEDESAALRDFHERVVAEIEGADD; encoded by the coding sequence ATGGATCGGTCGACCGACGGGGAGACGGACCCGCTGGCAGGCGTGGACGTGCTAGACGGCGTCGATGCAGCAGCGGCGGCCGATACGGACGTCCTCTCGCTGCTCGACCCCGCCGTCCGCGACTGGTGGGTCGACCAGTTCGGCGCGTTCGTCTCCGAGAACGGCGGCTTCTTCACGCCACCACAGCGCGAGGCCATCCCGCTGGTCCACGAGGGGCGAAACACCCTCGTCTGCGCACCGACGGGGAGCGGCAAGACCCTCGCATCCTTCACCGCCATCATCAACGAACTGTTCCGCCGGGAGCGAAACGGGGGCCTCGACAACGCGGTCTACTGCCTCTACATCTCGCCGCTGAAGGCCCTCGCCAACGACGTCCACCGGAACTTGGCCGACCCTCTCGACGGCATCCGCGAGCGGCTGGCCGAGCGCGGCGAGTCGACGGAGGTGCGCCACGCCATCCGCCACGGCGACACCGCCGACGCCGAGCGACGGGGGATGCTCTCGGAGACGCCACACATCCTCAACACGACGCCCGAGACGCTCGCCATCCTCCTCAACTCGCCGAAGTTTCGGGAGAAGCTGCGGAGCGTCGAGTACGTCGTCGTCGACGAGATTCACGCGCTCGCGGCGAACAAGCGGGGGACACACCTCTCGGTGTCGCTGGAACGCCTCGAACGCCTTGCCGACGGCTCGCCGACCCGCATCGGCTGTTCGGCGACCGTCGAACCCCTCGACACGATGGCCGAGTTCCTCGTCGGCTGCGAGGACGGGACGCCCCGCGACTGCGAGGTGGTCGACGCCCGCTTCGCCCGCGAGTTCGACCTGGAGGTGGACTGTCCGGTCGACGACTTGGTGGGCACGCCGGGCGAGGTGGTCCGGAGTCGGTTCTACGAGCAACTGCACGACCTGATCGCCGACCACACCAACACGCTCGTGTTCACGAACACGCGGTCTGGCGCCGAGCGAACCCTGCAGGCGCTCCGGGAGCGCTTCGACTACGACGAGTCGAACTCCGCCTGTCACCACGGCAGTCTCTCGGCGGACCGCCGGAACGCGGTGGAGGCCGGTCTCAAGGAGGGCGACTTCGACGTGGTCACCACCTCGACCAGCCTCGAACTCGGCGTCGACATGCCCCACGTCGACCTCGTGGTGCAGGTCGGGTCACCCAAATCCGTGGCCGCGCTCCTCCAGCGTGTGGGCCGCGCCGGCCACCAGGTCGGGCAGGTCGTCGAGGGCCGGGTGATCGCCCTCGACCGCGACGACCTGGTGGAGTCGGCGGTGATGGTCCGCAAAGCCGAGTCGGGGTTCGTCGACCGCGTGTTCGTCCCGGAAAACGCCTACGACGTGGCCGCTCAGCACGTCTACGGCATGGCGATCAACGCCGTCCGGCGGGAGAGTGCGGTGCGCGAGACCCTCCGCCGGGCCTACCCCTACCGTGACTTCTCGGACGCGCGGTTCGAGACGCTGTTTCGCTACCTCACCGCCGACTACGAGGGGTTAGAGGAGCGCAACGTCTACGCGAAGATCTGGCGGGACACGAACGACCCGCCCGACGGCGACCACCACTACCCGGACTTCACGGTTGGCGAGCCCCTGATCGGCAAGCGCGGCCGCCTCGCGCGGATGATCTACCTGACGAACGTCGGCACCATCCCCGACTCCTTCTCGTGTGACGTGTTCGTCCGCGGCGGCGACGAGTGGGTGGGCGAACTCGACGAAGACTACCTCGACACGCTCGACTCGGGCGACGTGTTCGTCATCGGCGGCGAGCGCTTCGAGTTCCGGTATCGCCGAGGGTCGAAGGTGTACGTCGACCGGACGAGCGCGCGCCCGACGGTGCCGTCGTGGTACTCCGAGCGCCTGCCGCTCGCCTACGACCTCGCCCGCGAAATCCTCGCCTTCCAGCGGGATCTGCTGGACCGACTCGACTCGGGCGGCGTACCCGCCGTTCGGGTCTGGCTCCGCGAGTCGCCGCTCTCGGAGCGGGCGGTGCGCGCAGTCACCCGACTCTACGACCAGCAGGTTGCCTTCGCCGGGTCGGAGAGCGTCTCGACGCCGGAACGGATCGCGGTCGAGGAGGAGCGCGACCGCGAGGAGTACCGCCGGCGCTACTACGTCCACACCCTCTACGGGCGGCGGTTCAACGACGGTCTCTCCCGGCTGCTCGCGGCCGCCTGTGCGAGCGAGTCGAACGCCTCGGTCACCGTCGCCGTCGCGGACAACGGCTTCGTCCTCTCGATGCCGCTGAACCGCCGGGTCGACGCGGCCGGCATCCTGCGGGGACTGGACCCTGCGGACGCCCGTGCGGACCTCCGGGACGCGCTCCGGGGGACCGACCTCAGACAGCGCTACTTCCGCATCGACGCCACGCGCTCGCTCATGATCCTGAAGCGGTACAAGGGACACGAAAAGTCGGCGGCCCGCCAGCAGGTCGAGAGCGAGACGCTGCTCTCGCTGGCCGACGACCTGGACGACTTCGCCGTCGTCGAGGAGACGGACCGGGAGTTACTGGAGGACAAACTCCACGTCGCGGGGATCGAGGCCGTCCTGGCGCGGATTCGGGCGGGGGAGGTCGAGGTGGTGGAACACACGGTCGAGACGCCGACGCCCCGCGCGTTCGGGCTGGCGACCCTCGCCGCCACCGACACGGTCCTCGCCGAGGACGAGAGCGCGGCGCTTCGGGACTTCCACGAGCGGGTGGTGGCCGAAATCGAAGGCGCGGACGACTAA
- a CDS encoding lactate racemase domain-containing protein: protein MQLPLGTGTVDMSLPDCEVRTVERPGGETVDPAAAARAALDDPHGPSLGTLVDPGDDVTVVVTDVTRATPDDVLVEAMLDRLPDCEVSILVGLGLHRPMTDAELRAGLGEYADLAVNHDPEATVEVGTVDGLNGEAVPVRVHPLVAEADCLLSTGMVEPHQYAGFSGGAKTAAIGAGDGSLIGYTHGPEVLSHPNVRLGRIEDNPFREVVDRAGDAIGLDFCLNVTKGPNGFLGASAGRPRAVVADLAETARAALSVPLSDTFDAVIGGVGAPKDANLYQTTRAPTYLVLGDHNPVRPGGRVVVPARLPEGVGEGTGERRFYERLRTATSADALYEAMRAGYDPGAQRAFVVARTLREADVYVTNSERPEVVEECLLHAADRVEDAVDPGCDVLVVPDALNTLLVSA from the coding sequence ATGCAACTCCCGCTCGGCACCGGGACGGTCGACATGTCGTTGCCCGACTGCGAAGTCCGGACCGTCGAGCGCCCCGGCGGCGAGACGGTCGATCCGGCCGCGGCGGCGCGGGCGGCCCTCGACGACCCCCACGGGCCGTCGCTCGGGACCCTCGTCGACCCCGGCGACGACGTGACCGTCGTCGTCACCGACGTGACGCGTGCGACGCCGGACGACGTGTTGGTCGAGGCGATGCTGGACCGCCTGCCCGACTGCGAGGTGTCGATCCTCGTCGGCCTCGGCCTGCACCGGCCGATGACCGACGCCGAACTCCGCGCGGGACTGGGCGAGTACGCCGACCTCGCGGTGAACCACGACCCCGAGGCGACGGTCGAGGTGGGAACTGTCGACGGTCTGAACGGCGAGGCAGTTCCCGTTCGCGTCCACCCCCTCGTCGCCGAGGCGGACTGCCTGCTCTCGACGGGCATGGTCGAACCCCACCAGTACGCGGGCTTCTCGGGCGGCGCGAAGACCGCCGCCATCGGCGCGGGTGACGGCTCACTGATCGGCTACACCCACGGCCCCGAGGTGCTCTCGCACCCGAACGTGCGCCTCGGCCGGATCGAGGACAACCCGTTCCGCGAGGTCGTCGACCGCGCGGGCGACGCTATCGGTCTCGACTTCTGTCTCAACGTGACGAAGGGTCCGAACGGCTTCCTCGGCGCGAGCGCCGGCCGGCCCCGGGCGGTGGTCGCCGACCTCGCCGAGACGGCCCGGGCGGCGCTCTCGGTGCCCCTCTCGGACACCTTCGACGCCGTGATCGGCGGCGTCGGCGCGCCGAAAGACGCCAACCTCTACCAGACGACCCGCGCCCCGACCTACCTCGTCCTCGGCGACCACAACCCCGTCCGCCCGGGAGGCCGGGTCGTCGTCCCCGCGCGCTTGCCGGAGGGCGTCGGCGAGGGGACGGGCGAGCGGCGCTTCTACGAGCGCCTGCGGACGGCGACGAGCGCAGACGCGCTGTACGAGGCGATGCGCGCCGGCTACGACCCCGGCGCACAGCGGGCGTTCGTCGTCGCCCGCACCCTCCGCGAGGCGGACGTGTACGTCACGAACAGCGAACGTCCCGAGGTGGTCGAGGAGTGCCTGCTCCACGCCGCCGACCGTGTCGAGGACGCGGTCGACCCGGGCTGCGACGTGTTGGTCGTCCCGGATGCCCTGAACACGCTGTTGGTGTCGGCTTAG
- a CDS encoding beta-ketoacyl-ACP reductase, translating to MRPKTCVVTGASKGIGRGIAERLGADGCDVVVNYRSSEAAAAETVDRVEAAGGSAIAVQADVTNLAEVEAMRDEAHESFGPVDVLVNNAGITQDVRFTEMSHEEWDTVLDVHLDGTFHCTQAFYDDLADAEEGRLVNISSIIGKEGNFGQANYATAKAGIFGFTRTLALELASTGSTANCVAPGFVLTSMVEELPDDIKETIRADTPLGRLGTVEEIADVVTFLASDRSSFITGEVIDVNGGKDL from the coding sequence ATGCGACCGAAGACGTGCGTGGTCACGGGGGCATCGAAGGGGATCGGTCGCGGCATCGCCGAGCGACTCGGCGCGGACGGCTGCGACGTCGTCGTCAACTACCGGAGTTCCGAGGCCGCGGCGGCCGAAACCGTCGACCGCGTCGAGGCGGCCGGCGGGTCGGCCATCGCGGTCCAGGCCGACGTGACGAACCTCGCGGAGGTCGAGGCGATGCGCGACGAGGCTCACGAGTCGTTCGGCCCGGTGGACGTCCTCGTGAACAACGCCGGCATCACACAGGACGTCCGGTTCACGGAGATGTCCCACGAGGAGTGGGACACCGTCCTCGACGTCCACCTCGACGGCACCTTCCACTGCACGCAGGCGTTCTACGACGACCTGGCCGACGCCGAGGAGGGTCGCCTCGTCAACATCTCCAGCATCATCGGCAAGGAGGGGAACTTCGGGCAAGCGAACTACGCGACGGCCAAGGCGGGCATCTTCGGGTTCACCCGGACGCTGGCGCTCGAACTCGCGTCCACGGGGTCGACCGCCAACTGCGTCGCCCCGGGATTCGTCCTGACCAGCATGGTCGAGGAACTCCCCGACGACATCAAAGAGACCATCCGCGCGGACACGCCGCTCGGTCGACTGGGAACCGTCGAGGAGATCGCCGACGTCGTCACCTTCCTCGCCAGCGACCGGTCCTCCTTCATCACCGGCGAGGTCATCGACGTGAACGGCGGCAAGGACCTCTAG
- a CDS encoding ATP-dependent helicase, with amino-acid sequence MNFRGTILDVGEVRSVSTQYGERDLVEVTARPDDDAGVDAAETTVTLWGKWTHTADHAAPGMDLLVTDAERTEFRGESGYATGGDSYVVLEPDFLVDVTDVRSWVQCPRMYYLNKLSGVPLAYPVVKGTIVHEVFGDLLRGRDLDESVADHVEAAGLELGLLGREAGEVRDEVRRNAAAIEGWLAQGTLTEEDEWRSEYTLISPTFGVKGRADALRRDSPVELKTGKNTKREPRFHDKIQAATYALLLGESGDPPNTGTLLYTKNAALDRSEASGDLSPAKEFSVGRGLLEFVVRTRNEIAAMEAERDVPTGYEADAKCEWCFEQDTCMVVSGRLDQESKAGQIGTAIPEEERDYFADFYRAIEDERSAVHDEYRKLWEQDARERADADRALIDLDPLDRRQLPDGDWELRARVPDGAVSKLREGDVALASSGNPVHGDAELGRIRSLGDEAVVTVDEPLDLRRLDVYPSEISVSRQLTALHDVLLKGDPDRKDVLFGRRDPTFTGVSETFIDNNDAQNTAVQRAVGADDFALVHGPPGTGKTYTIARLVRALVDRGDRVLLSAFTNRAVDNALDALREQGFEDVARVGTKTGVREDMLDVRLERRGEPNDRAAALRNAPVVAATTATCGSRVLREADFDVAVVDEASQLTEPGTLAAVNLADRFVLVGDHQQLPPVVQSGDERLATSLFERLHDDHPDAAVMLDRQYRMSQRIQAFASREFYDGALRPATPAVAGGSLGDLPGVDAASLPAHLRQGVRFIDPDGRQAGNANPVEADRVAAVVEEYIDAGVDPDDVVVIAPFRAQVAEISRRVDVAVDTVDRFQGSSAEVVVVSFVATGDLDGPIFEDTRRVNVALTRAKKALVLVGDAAALDSEPFYARMLDWARR; translated from the coding sequence GTGAACTTTCGCGGGACGATTCTGGACGTTGGCGAGGTGCGGTCCGTCTCGACGCAGTACGGCGAGCGGGACCTGGTCGAGGTGACCGCTCGCCCGGACGACGATGCGGGGGTCGACGCCGCCGAGACGACGGTCACCCTCTGGGGCAAGTGGACCCACACCGCCGACCACGCCGCCCCGGGGATGGACCTCCTCGTCACCGACGCGGAGCGGACGGAGTTCCGGGGGGAGTCGGGCTACGCCACGGGCGGCGACTCCTACGTCGTCCTCGAACCGGACTTCCTCGTCGACGTGACCGACGTGCGCTCGTGGGTGCAGTGCCCGCGGATGTACTACCTGAACAAGCTCTCCGGCGTCCCCCTCGCGTACCCGGTGGTCAAGGGGACTATCGTCCACGAGGTGTTCGGCGACCTGTTGCGGGGTCGGGACCTGGACGAGTCGGTCGCGGACCACGTCGAGGCGGCCGGCCTCGAACTCGGCCTGCTGGGCCGCGAGGCGGGGGAAGTGCGCGACGAGGTGCGGCGCAACGCCGCCGCCATCGAGGGGTGGCTGGCACAGGGGACGCTCACCGAGGAGGACGAGTGGCGCTCCGAATACACGCTCATCAGCCCCACGTTCGGGGTGAAAGGGCGGGCCGACGCCCTGCGGCGCGACAGTCCGGTCGAACTCAAGACGGGGAAGAACACGAAGCGCGAACCCCGATTTCACGACAAGATTCAGGCGGCGACGTACGCGCTCTTGCTGGGCGAGTCGGGCGACCCGCCGAACACGGGCACCCTCCTCTACACCAAGAACGCGGCGCTCGACCGGAGCGAGGCGAGCGGCGACCTCTCGCCGGCCAAGGAGTTCTCGGTCGGGCGCGGGTTGCTCGAGTTCGTCGTCCGCACCCGCAACGAAATCGCGGCCATGGAGGCCGAGCGCGACGTACCGACGGGCTACGAGGCCGACGCCAAGTGCGAGTGGTGTTTCGAACAGGACACCTGCATGGTCGTCTCCGGCCGACTCGATCAGGAGTCCAAGGCCGGACAGATCGGCACCGCGATCCCCGAGGAAGAGCGCGACTACTTCGCCGACTTCTACCGCGCCATCGAGGACGAACGCAGCGCCGTCCACGACGAGTACCGGAAGCTGTGGGAACAGGATGCGAGGGAACGGGCCGACGCCGACCGGGCGCTGATCGACCTCGACCCCCTCGACAGGCGGCAGTTGCCCGACGGCGACTGGGAACTTCGCGCCCGAGTCCCCGACGGTGCGGTGTCGAAGCTCCGCGAGGGTGACGTGGCACTCGCGAGTTCGGGTAACCCCGTCCACGGCGACGCCGAACTCGGCCGGATTCGGTCGCTCGGCGACGAGGCGGTCGTCACGGTCGACGAACCCCTGGACCTCCGGCGACTCGACGTGTATCCCTCCGAAATATCCGTCTCCAGACAGTTGACGGCGCTCCACGACGTCCTGCTGAAGGGCGACCCCGACCGCAAGGACGTGCTGTTCGGGCGGCGCGATCCGACGTTCACCGGCGTCTCGGAGACGTTCATCGACAACAACGACGCCCAGAACACGGCCGTCCAGCGCGCCGTCGGCGCCGACGACTTCGCGCTCGTCCACGGCCCGCCGGGGACGGGCAAGACCTACACCATCGCCCGTCTGGTCCGGGCGCTCGTCGACCGCGGCGACCGCGTCCTCCTCTCGGCGTTCACGAACCGCGCCGTCGACAACGCGCTCGACGCCCTCCGCGAACAGGGGTTCGAGGACGTGGCCCGCGTCGGGACGAAGACGGGCGTCCGCGAGGACATGCTCGACGTGCGCCTCGAACGCCGCGGGGAGCCGAACGACCGGGCGGCCGCGCTCCGGAATGCCCCCGTCGTCGCCGCCACCACCGCCACCTGTGGCTCCCGCGTCCTCCGCGAGGCGGACTTCGACGTGGCCGTCGTCGACGAGGCCTCGCAACTCACCGAGCCCGGAACGCTCGCGGCCGTCAACCTCGCGGATCGGTTCGTTCTCGTCGGCGACCACCAGCAGCTCCCGCCAGTCGTCCAGTCGGGCGACGAACGGCTCGCCACGTCGCTGTTCGAGCGCCTCCACGACGACCACCCCGACGCCGCGGTCATGCTCGACCGCCAGTACCGCATGAGCCAGCGCATCCAGGCCTTCGCCTCCCGAGAGTTCTACGACGGCGCACTCCGCCCCGCGACGCCGGCGGTGGCGGGCGGGTCGCTCGGGGACCTCCCCGGCGTCGACGCGGCGTCGCTGCCGGCACACCTCCGTCAGGGCGTCCGCTTTATCGACCCCGACGGCCGGCAGGCGGGCAACGCCAACCCCGTCGAGGCCGACCGGGTGGCGGCGGTCGTCGAGGAGTACATCGACGCCGGCGTCGACCCCGACGACGTGGTGGTGATCGCCCCCTTCCGCGCGCAGGTGGCCGAAATCAGTCGGCGAGTGGACGTGGCCGTCGACACCGTCGACCGCTTCCAGGGGTCGAGCGCCGAGGTTGTCGTCGTCTCCTTCGTCGCCACGGGGGACCTCGACGGTCCCATCTTCGAGGACACCCGTCGGGTGAACGTGGCGCTCACGCGGGCGAAGAAGGCCCTCGTCCTCGTCGGCGACGCGGCGGCGCTGGACTCCGAGCCGTTCTACGCCCGGATGCTCGACTGGGCGCGGCGCTAG